A genomic segment from Nicotiana sylvestris chromosome 1, ASM39365v2, whole genome shotgun sequence encodes:
- the LOC138872601 gene encoding secreted RxLR effector protein 161-like, with product MEASKVIDTPIDTATQLDMDESGSSMNQTMYRGIIGSLLYLTASRLDNVFSMGLCARFQSNPKESHLKVSIRIPRYLKGTQDPILYYTSGDNFNLIGYADADYADYLVDRKSTSGIAHFLVSCLISWGTRKRNSVAFSTVEVEYIVAASCCAQPLWIK from the coding sequence atggaagcatcaaaagtgatTGACACTCCCATTGACACTGCTACTCAACTAGACATGGACGAATCTGGCTCTTCTATGAATCAAACAATGTATAGAGGAATCATTGGATCTCTCCTCTATCTTACTGCAAGCAGGCTAGATAATGTTTTCAGTATGGGACtctgtgcaaggtttcaatcaaacCCCAAGGAATCCCATCTAAAGGTTTCCATAAGAATCCCGAGATATCTTAAGGGAACACAGGACCCGATTTTGTACTACACTTCAGGTGATAATTTTAATcttattgggtatgctgatgctgattatgcagattatcttgtggataggaaaagcacaTCTGGAATAGCTCACTTCTTGGTATCATGTCTTATCTCATGGGGCACAAGAAAGCGAAATTCAGTAGCTTTTTCTACAGTTGAAGTAGAATATATTGTTGcagcctcttgttgtgctcaacctCTATGGATCAAATAG
- the LOC138872602 gene encoding uncharacterized protein gives MRYTRLVKSFLGNKLVRKILSVLPSFWESKVNAITEPKDLQELTIDELVRNPKTYEMKKKKKKKKKKKKKKKNNEKREPKKEKNLELKAESNDSSGKDSDMVYLTRRFQEMVRRNGGIPKEGSSSKPKNYDLCHKCGKPWHFIKDYPLLKQEHFKHNSDKAAKRNLVLDKRFKRKNVADNVVKQALAKLEILPMNDDEDDDNDEVKLWYVQRNLKSYSPKKLMSLANVLIDAYHSLVNDKDALTMEFGDAEQTRDDLVVCVVDLKETINNLENEKQVLPEKIISIEHERDDLMVVVVDQKKTIVNFSKEKDALVEKVAVIEQERDDLLVVIVALKETIEELKKNRQLQAELERVKSYLEKSLKWTWSSDAIISMYVNNGGNRQGIGVQRKRTPYNPHNKYVTVPDNWLCTYYGNNGYFKENCQANLQSLQKNKVFVKRVTTKRGPGNNERKKSTMVHGQWMIKAHDWEYHGLSFTKIPARRDLLSVSQICDKGNKVDFLSKIYTVANLVIGEVVLVAKRYKNICVANFESLQSGDLSCLKAIDDDAELWHKRLGHASFSLLNSWFRRTWFVVCPSQSSKSTKFVMPVLDESM, from the exons ATGAGATACACTCGCTTGGTGAAATCATTCCTAGGGAACAAGCTCGTGAGGAAAATTCTCAGTGTTTTGCCCAGTTTCTGGGAGAGCAAAGTGAATGCCATTACTGAACCAAAGGATTTGCAGGAGCTGACTATAGATGAGCTGGTTAGGAATCCGAAAACctatgaaatgaagaagaagaagaagaagaagaagaagaagaagaagaagaagaagaacaatgaaaaaagagaaccaaagaaggaaaagaatctGGAACTCAAGGCAGAAAGCAATGACTCAAGCGGCAAGGATAGTGATATGGTTTACTTAACCAGAAGGTTTCAAGAAATGGTTCGAAGGAATGGAGGTATACCAAAGGAGGGCAGTTCTAGCAAGCCAAAGAATTATGACCTctgtcataagtgtggaaagccatggcatttcatcaaagattaCCCTCTCCTGAAGCAAGAACACTTCAAACACAACTCTGACAAAGCAGCCAAGAGGAACCTGGTTCTTGATAAACGCTTTAAAAGAAAGAACGTCGCTGACAATGTTGTGAAGCAAGCTCTTGCAAAATTGGAGATTCTTCCAATGA atgatgatgaagacgatgacaatgATGAGGTAAAACTTTGgtatgttcagagaaatctgaagtcCTACTCTCCTAAAAAGCTCATGTCATTAGCCAATGTGTTAATTGATGCTTACCATAGTCTTGTAAATGATAAGGATGCCTTAACTATGGAGTTCGGAGATGCTGAGCAAACTAGAGATGACTTGGTAGTTTGTGTGGTTGATTTGAAGGAAACTATAAACAATCTGGAAAATGAAAAGCAGGTTCTACCTGAGAAAATCATTAGTATAGAACACGAAAGAGATGATCTGATGGTAGTAGTAGTTGACCAAAAAAAAACCATTGTGAATTTCAGTAAAGAAAAAGACGCCTTAGTGGAGAAAGTGGCTGTTATTGAGCAAGAAAGAGATGACCTTTTAGTGGTGATTGTAGCCTTAAAGGAAACAATAGAGGAACTCAAA AAAAATAGACAGCTTCAAGCAGAATTGGAAAGAGTAAAAAGTTATCTTGAGAAGTCtcttaagtggacctggtcctcagatgctaTTATTTCCATGTACGTTAACAATggtggaaacaggcagggaatagGGGTTCAAAGGAAGAGAACTCCTTATAACCCTCATAACAAGTACGTCACTGTGCCTGATAATTGGTTGTGTACCTACTATGGGAACAATGGGtatttcaaagaaaattgccaaGCCAATCTTCAATCTcttcagaaaaacaaagtttttGTTAAAAGAGTAACTACTAAAAGAGGACCGG GGAACAATGAAAGGAAgaagtcaacaatggttcatggacaGTGGATgatcaaagcacatgactgggaataccatggactttctttcactaaaatccctgcaaggaggga TCTATTGAGTGTTTCTCAAatatgtgataaaggaaacaaggtggattTCTTGTCAAAGATATATACAGTTGCAAATCTAGTAATTGGTGAAGTGGTtcttgtggccaaaagatacaagaatatcTGTGTTGCTAATTTCGAGTCCctacaaagtggtgatctgagcTGCTTGAAAGcaattgatgatgatgctgaactctGGCACAAAAGGCTTGGGCATGCTAGCTTCTCTCTACTGAATAGCTGgttcagaaggacctggttcgtggtctgccCAAGTCAAAGTTCAAAGAGTACAAAGTTTGTGATGCCTGTGCTAGATGAAAGCATGTGA